A region of Polyangiaceae bacterium DNA encodes the following proteins:
- a CDS encoding sigma-70 family RNA polymerase sigma factor — protein MQEAAAHWVMEALSRYEAQLLRYATTLVGRSLAADVVQDTFLELCRAKREQVEGHLAAWLFTVCKHRALDVGKRERRLRSLEEADVDEMPDSGPVSKLERREAASRVSAALAALPAREREALLLKLDGGLSYKEIAEVMGLTPSNVGFILHGALKRLQREIMGEAGVPVRTAGRTS, from the coding sequence ATGCAAGAAGCAGCGGCGCACTGGGTGATGGAAGCCCTGTCTCGGTACGAGGCTCAGCTGCTCCGCTACGCGACGACGTTGGTCGGAAGATCCCTCGCGGCGGACGTGGTCCAAGACACCTTTCTCGAGCTTTGCAGAGCGAAGCGCGAGCAGGTGGAGGGACACCTCGCCGCGTGGTTGTTCACGGTGTGCAAGCACCGCGCGCTCGACGTCGGCAAGAGAGAGCGACGCCTTCGCAGCCTGGAGGAGGCGGACGTGGACGAGATGCCGGACAGTGGACCAGTCAGCAAGTTGGAGCGCAGGGAAGCCGCGAGCCGAGTCAGCGCGGCGCTCGCGGCTTTGCCCGCGCGCGAACGGGAGGCGCTGTTGCTGAAGCTCGACGGTGGGCTCAGCTACAAGGAGATCGCGGAGGTGATGGGGCTCACGCCGAGCAACGTGGGGTTCATCCTGCACGGTGCCCTGAAGCGTTTGCAGCGCGAGATCATGGGCGAAGCCGGAGTGCCGGTGCGCACCGCTGGGAGGACGTCATGA
- a CDS encoding glutathione S-transferase yields MYELYYWPGIQGRGELIRLALEDAGAEYLDVARSEAHGGVQALLALLEAEPSPPFAPPILKHDGLLLSHAANILMYLGPRLGLAPADEAGRHRAHQLQLTVADFIAEIHDTHHPISSALYYEDQKSEALRRTEEFLRHRLPKFLGWFERTLAGRDTLLGSEHGYVDLSLFQVVAGLRYAFPRAMAAAEPRYPGVVRVHDRVASRPRIREYLASPRRLPFNERGLFRRYAELDLVPEAP; encoded by the coding sequence GTGTACGAGCTCTACTACTGGCCGGGGATCCAAGGACGCGGCGAGCTGATTCGGCTCGCGCTCGAGGACGCGGGCGCCGAATACCTCGACGTCGCGCGCAGCGAAGCGCACGGCGGTGTGCAGGCCCTGCTCGCCCTGCTCGAGGCCGAGCCGAGCCCGCCCTTCGCTCCGCCCATCCTGAAGCACGACGGGCTTCTGCTCTCGCACGCCGCGAACATCTTGATGTACCTGGGCCCGCGGCTCGGGCTCGCGCCCGCCGACGAGGCGGGCCGGCATCGCGCGCACCAGCTCCAGCTCACGGTCGCCGACTTCATCGCCGAGATCCACGACACCCATCACCCCATCAGCAGCGCCCTCTACTACGAAGACCAGAAGTCGGAGGCGCTGCGGCGCACCGAGGAGTTCCTGCGCCACCGCCTGCCGAAGTTCCTGGGGTGGTTCGAGCGCACGCTGGCTGGGAGAGACACCCTGCTCGGCAGCGAGCACGGCTACGTGGACCTGTCCCTGTTCCAGGTAGTGGCCGGGCTTCGCTACGCTTTCCCGCGCGCCATGGCGGCGGCGGAGCCTCGATACCCCGGAGTCGTCCGCGTCCACGATCGCGTGGCGTCGCGTCCGCGCATCCGCGAGTACCTCGCGAGCCCGCGCCGCCTGCCCTTCAACGAGCGCGGGCTGTTTCGGCGCTACGCCGAGCTGGACTTGGTTCCGGAGGCTCCGTGA
- a CDS encoding ergothioneine biosynthesis protein EgtB, whose product MSGSREALSARFLAVRAATEALAAPLSPEDQQLQSMPDASPTKWHRAHTSWFFEEFLLTPAGREPVHPSYRFLFNSYYDAVGPRHARPRRGVLSRPSCDEVAAYRRAVDGRMRELIQSADEPALERLRPLLELGLAHEEQHQELILTDILHAFSLSPLLPALRAPADRPRLEPKPAEPLAFVEHPGGLVQIGAAPGSGFHFDNEGPRHRVFLEPFYLASRPISVAEVRAFIEAGGYRDPALWLAEGFEHARAQGREAPANFRLDGARAVVFGVDGEREALDDEPACHLSYYEADALARFLGGRLPTELEWEHAAARSDPALGNFRESGALRPLPGGALFGDVWQWTSSAYAPYPGFRPAAGAVGEYNGKFMVSQLVLRGGSCFTPAGHVRATYRNFWHPGTSFQMSGARVARSLG is encoded by the coding sequence GTGAGCGGGTCGCGCGAGGCGCTCTCGGCGCGCTTCCTGGCCGTGCGGGCCGCCACCGAGGCGCTCGCCGCGCCGCTCTCGCCCGAGGACCAGCAGCTCCAGTCGATGCCCGACGCGAGCCCCACCAAGTGGCACCGCGCCCACACCAGCTGGTTCTTCGAGGAGTTCCTGCTCACGCCCGCCGGTCGCGAGCCGGTTCATCCGAGCTACCGCTTCCTCTTCAACTCGTACTACGACGCCGTGGGACCGAGGCACGCGCGCCCGCGCCGAGGCGTGCTGTCTCGCCCGAGCTGCGACGAGGTCGCCGCCTACCGGCGCGCGGTGGACGGGCGCATGCGCGAGCTCATCCAGAGCGCCGACGAGCCGGCGCTCGAGCGGCTGCGCCCGCTCCTGGAGCTCGGCCTCGCCCACGAGGAGCAGCACCAAGAGCTGATCCTCACCGACATCCTCCACGCCTTCTCCCTGAGCCCGCTCCTGCCGGCGCTGCGCGCGCCGGCGGATCGCCCGCGGCTCGAGCCGAAGCCGGCGGAGCCCCTCGCGTTCGTGGAGCACCCCGGCGGCCTCGTGCAGATCGGCGCCGCGCCCGGCTCGGGCTTCCATTTCGACAACGAAGGCCCGCGTCATCGCGTGTTCCTCGAGCCGTTCTACCTGGCCTCGCGTCCGATCAGCGTGGCGGAGGTGCGCGCCTTCATCGAGGCTGGTGGTTACCGCGACCCCGCGCTCTGGCTCGCGGAGGGCTTCGAGCACGCGCGGGCCCAGGGTCGCGAGGCGCCCGCCAACTTCCGCCTCGACGGCGCGCGCGCCGTGGTGTTCGGCGTGGACGGCGAGCGCGAGGCGCTCGACGACGAGCCCGCGTGTCACCTGAGCTACTACGAAGCCGACGCGCTCGCGCGTTTCTTGGGCGGACGGCTGCCCACGGAGCTCGAGTGGGAGCACGCCGCGGCGCGCTCGGACCCGGCCCTCGGCAACTTCCGCGAGAGCGGCGCGCTCCGGCCCCTGCCCGGCGGCGCGCTGTTCGGCGACGTGTGGCAATGGACCTCCTCCGCCTACGCGCCGTACCCCGGATTTCGCCCTGCCGCCGGCGCCGTCGGCGAGTACAACGGGAAGTTCATGGTGAGCCAGCTGGTGCTGCGCGGCGGCTCCTGCTTCACGCCCGCTGGGCACGTGCGCGCCACTTACCGAAACTTCTGGCACCCCGGCACTTCTTTCCAGATGAGCGGCGCGCGCGTCGCTCGTTCGCTCGGATAG